The region ATCACGAAAAACAACCATGTTGTCCGGCTTAAAACCAGTCTGCGCATACGAAAGACAATAGCATATCGATACAAAATTCAAGGGACACAGCATTGGTGCAGTCTATGGGGCGCCCTGCTTTGCTTCAGGTACATGAAAATTCTTCCCCTCGCGATGTTCAGGCTCTAAGGCGGCTTGCTTCACCTGGATTCGATCGGAAAAACGAATGCTCGGTAAGCATGAGATAGTCCAGCGAAAACATGCCTGGTCCAAACGCCACGATCAGCAGAGCCGCAAAGAGGAAGGTAAATGGATCGGCGGCGTAGAACTTGCCCGGATCCGAGAACACCGCGAGCAGCGCCTCACGGTCGGCAGTCCAGTACGCCATGAACATCGAGCAGCTCAGCATCAGCGAAACAGGTCGCGACAGCAGACCCACGATGAGCAGCATTCCTCCAAAGAACTCCAGCCCGGAGACGAAGTGCGCATTCAACGCAGGGAAGGGAATGTTAAGTGACGTGAAAAAGTCCACAACCCGCGCCTGATTGCGCAGCTTTCCCAGCCCCGTCTGAACGAGCTGCCATCCCCAGTACAGGCGGATCGCAAGCAACAACGGGGAACAGAGTAGATCGGCCACACGGCAGAAGAGATCATGGAGGTATGCCAGGCGTTTGAGCGGGTTCATCGTGACTCCATCGTGCGGGGAATGCAGAGCCAGCCCATCTGCATCAGGTAATGAAAGGATGACTGAATGTGCGCCGCTCGATCGCCTTCCGAGAGCGTGCTGGCCGCAAATGCGGCTTCGATAGCTTCACCGAGAGTGTCGCCCCGCTCCAGGGCGCGCAGCAGAAGATAATCCTCCCGCGAGAGGCGCTTGTAGTAGACGGAGTCCTCAAATCGATGGACCGCAAGGTAGATGTGCCCTGGCGCCGGCTTGAGCGAGCGCGTGCGACGGACCAGGTGCATGCTGACCGCATTCGACGCCTGCGCTCCTGCCCCCTGAGACGCATCGCGGACGGCGATCAGCGCATCATCCACTGCGCTTGGGGCCTCCAGCAGGCGAAGATATGGCTGCAGTTCCAGGTGCGAACCGTCGTTCAGTTCGGCAATGTCGTTCGCTGTCAGGGGTGTTCGTCGTTCATTATCGAACGCCTCAATGTGCGCCCACTCCAGTGCGGCCATGGCCACCGCGTCAGGCGTAGACGGAGCAGTGTACTGCGGGTTC is a window of Edaphobacter sp. 12200R-103 DNA encoding:
- a CDS encoding DoxX family protein, which codes for MNPLKRLAYLHDLFCRVADLLCSPLLLAIRLYWGWQLVQTGLGKLRNQARVVDFFTSLNIPFPALNAHFVSGLEFFGGMLLIVGLLSRPVSLMLSCSMFMAYWTADREALLAVFSDPGKFYAADPFTFLFAALLIVAFGPGMFSLDYLMLTEHSFFRSNPGEASRLRA
- a CDS encoding DNA-binding domain-containing protein; this translates as MNAPELHELQRRMAAAVMRPLTRDEQMRRRDAENRSVDKEASSFIKPNDRLSSFERLEIYNRQYWFRLFSSFEEDFPGLKSIVGSRNFEKLMRAYLEAHPSRSFTLRNLGSSLVEWLKENPQYTAPSTPDAVAMAALEWAHIEAFDNERRTPLTANDIAELNDGSHLELQPYLRLLEAPSAVDDALIAVRDASQGAGAQASNAVSMHLVRRTRSLKPAPGHIYLAVHRFEDSVYYKRLSREDYLLLRALERGDTLGEAIEAAFAASTLSEGDRAAHIQSSFHYLMQMGWLCIPRTMESR